The following proteins are encoded in a genomic region of Ovis canadensis isolate MfBH-ARS-UI-01 breed Bighorn chromosome 12, ARS-UI_OviCan_v2, whole genome shotgun sequence:
- the F13B gene encoding coagulation factor XIII B chain isoform X2 — protein sequence MSINQNLSFSCLVGYTTATGKREARTTCTAAGWSPEPQCFKKCPKPDLKNGYIFDSKLSYKIQENMRYRCTSGYKTIAGKDEEVVQCLADGWSSQPTCRKEHETCLAPELHHGNYSTTQKTFKVKDRVQYECASGYHTASGKRTEEAECHPYGWALTPQCTKLKCSSLRVIENGYFHPVKQTYEEGDVVQFFCHKNYYLSGSDLIQCYNFGWYPESPVCEGRRNRCPPPPLPLNSNLQTYSTTYRHGETVRIECGLNFARQGAEEIRCENGKWTEPPKCVEDKQRTTCEAPPSVGNGAANPPSEVYHSGDKVAYVCERGYHLRGPGEITCNHGRWTLPPECVENTENCNPPPDVINGAIIGELLASYPTGSSVEYRCNEYYLLRGAKISHCEQGRWSSPPVCLEPCTVNVVDMHRNNVEMKWNYEGKILHGDLIDFVCKQGYELSPSTPPSELSVQCNRGEVKYPSCIRKESKRACASPPAIKNGVIKSSALNTYENGSSVEYICFEHHFLQGARESYCLGGVWTTPPSCLEPCTLSFDTMENNNLLLKWNFDNRPYIFHGEYVEFLCKRDTYIAGFQVSASESRVQCDRGQLNYPRCVQSERMLSYQEPLRT from the exons ATGAGCATAAACCAAAATCTGTCATTTTCCTGCTTGGTTGGTTATACGACTGCGACTGGAAAACGGGAGGCGCGGACCACGTGTACAGCAGCAGGCTGGTCTCCAGAACCACAGTGCTTCA AAAAGTGCCCTAAGCCTGACTTGAAGAATGGTTACATCTTTGATTCAAAATTATCTTACAAAATACAAGAGAACATGCGCTATCGTTGCACGTCAGGATACAAAACCATCGCAGGGAAGGATGAAGAAGTGGTTCAATGCCTTGCTGATGGGTGGTCTTCCCAGCCAACCTGTAGGAAAGAACATG aaacatgTTTGGCCCCTGAATTGCATCATGGAAATTATTCCACAACACAGAAAACATTCAAAGTGAAGGACAGAGTACAATACGAGTGTGCCTCTGGGTACCACACAGCTTCTGggaagaggacagaggaggcagagTGTCACCCGTACGGATGGGCCCTCACCCCACAATGTACCA aattaaaatgcTCTTCTTTAAGAGTAATTGAAAATGGTTATTTTCATCCTGTAAAGCAAACCTATGAAGAAGGAGATGTAGTTCAGTTTTTCTGTCATAAAAATTATTATCTAAGTGGCTCTGACTTAATTCAGTGCTATAACTTTGGTTGGTACCCAGAATCTCCTGTCTGTGAAG GAAGAAGAAATCGGTGTCCTCCTCCGCCTCTGCCTCTGAACTCCAACCTTCAAACGTACTCAACCACCTACCGGCACGGAGAAACAGTTCGTATAGAGTGTGGACTTAACTTCGCCAGGCAGGGAGCAGAAGAGATACGCTGTGAAAACGGGAAATGGACCGAGCCTCCTAAATGCGTTG AGGACAAGCAGAGGACGACCTGTGAGGCCCCGCCGTCGGTGGGGAATGGCGCGGCAAACCCGCCCTCCGAGGTTTATCACAGCGGGGATAAGGTGGCATACGTGTGTGAGAGGGGCTATCACCTCCGTGGACCAGGAGAAATAACGTGCAACCATGGGAGATGGACCCTTCCCCCTGAGTGTGTTG AAAACACTGAGAATTGTAACCCTCCACCTGATGTAATAAATGGGGCTATTATTGGCGAATTATTGGCAAGCTACCCAACAGGATCCTCTGTGGAATATAGATGCAATGAATATTACTTATTGAGAGGAGCAAAAATATCTCATTGTGAACAAGGACGATGGTCATCACCACCTGTTTGCTTAG AGCCGTGTACTGTTAACGTGGTTGACATGCACAGAAATAACGTGGAGATGAAGTGGAATTATGAGGGAAAGATCTTACATGGAGATTTAATCGATTTTGTGTGTAAGCAGGGATATGAGTTGTCTCCATCAACCCCGCCCTCTGAATTATCTGTGCAGTGTAATAGAGGAGAAGTGAAATATCCTTCATGTATTAGAAAAG AATCTAAAAGAGCGTGTGCATCTCCCCCAGCTATTAAAAATGGAGTTATTAAGAGTTCAGCACTCAACACCTATGAGAACGGTTCTTCAGTGGAATACATATGTTTCGAGCACCATTTCCTTCAGGGGGCAAGGGAGTCCTATTGTTTAGGGGGTGTGTGGACCACACCACCTTCGTGTTTGG agccTTGCACATTATCTTTTgatacaatggaaaataataatttacttCTGAAGTGGAATTTTGACAATAGACCATATATTTTCCATGGCGAATATGTTGAATTTCTTTGTAAGAGAGATACTTATATAGCTGGGTTTCAGGTTTCTGCATCAGAATCCCGAGTGCAGTGTGACAGAGGACAATTAAATTACCCAAGATGTGTTCAAAGCGAAAG GATGTTGTCTTATCAAGAACCCTTAAGGACATAA
- the F13B gene encoding coagulation factor XIII B chain isoform X4, which produces MKSKGLALIIILIISGELHAEEKLCGFPSVENGRIAQYYYTFESYYFPMSINQNLSFSCLVGYTTATGKREARTTCTAAGWSPEPQCFKKCPKPDLKNGYIFDSKLSYKIQENMRYRCTSGYKTIAGKDEEVVQCLADGWSSQPTCRKEHETCLAPELHHGNYSTTQKTFKVKDRVQYECASGYHTASGKRTEEAECHPYGWALTPQCTKLKCSSLRVIENGYFHPVKQTYEEGDVVQFFCHKNYYLSGSDLIQCYNFGWYPESPVCEGRRNRCPPPPLPLNSNLQTYSTTYRHGETVRIECGLNFARQGAEEIRCENGKWTEPPKCVEDKQRTTCEAPPSVGNGAANPPSEVYHSGDKVAYVCERGYHLRGPGEITCNHGRWTLPPECVENTENCNPPPDVINGAIIGELLASYPTGSSVEYRCNEYYLLRGAKISHCEQGRWSSPPVCLEPCTVNVVDMHRNNVEMKWNYEGKILHGDLIDFVCKQGYELSPSTPPSELSVQCNRGEVKYPSCIRKESKRACASPPAIKNGVIKSSALNTYENGSSVEYICFEHHFLQGARESYCLGGVWTTPPSCLGFCIRIPSAV; this is translated from the exons ATGAAGTCAAAAGGCTTGGCTTTGATTATCATATTAATCATCTCAGGAGAACTCCATGCAGAAg AGAAGCTCTGTGGTTTTCCTAGTGTGGAGAATGGAAGGATTGCCCAATATTACTATACTTTTGAAAGTTATTACTTTCCAATGAGCATAAACCAAAATCTGTCATTTTCCTGCTTGGTTGGTTATACGACTGCGACTGGAAAACGGGAGGCGCGGACCACGTGTACAGCAGCAGGCTGGTCTCCAGAACCACAGTGCTTCA AAAAGTGCCCTAAGCCTGACTTGAAGAATGGTTACATCTTTGATTCAAAATTATCTTACAAAATACAAGAGAACATGCGCTATCGTTGCACGTCAGGATACAAAACCATCGCAGGGAAGGATGAAGAAGTGGTTCAATGCCTTGCTGATGGGTGGTCTTCCCAGCCAACCTGTAGGAAAGAACATG aaacatgTTTGGCCCCTGAATTGCATCATGGAAATTATTCCACAACACAGAAAACATTCAAAGTGAAGGACAGAGTACAATACGAGTGTGCCTCTGGGTACCACACAGCTTCTGggaagaggacagaggaggcagagTGTCACCCGTACGGATGGGCCCTCACCCCACAATGTACCA aattaaaatgcTCTTCTTTAAGAGTAATTGAAAATGGTTATTTTCATCCTGTAAAGCAAACCTATGAAGAAGGAGATGTAGTTCAGTTTTTCTGTCATAAAAATTATTATCTAAGTGGCTCTGACTTAATTCAGTGCTATAACTTTGGTTGGTACCCAGAATCTCCTGTCTGTGAAG GAAGAAGAAATCGGTGTCCTCCTCCGCCTCTGCCTCTGAACTCCAACCTTCAAACGTACTCAACCACCTACCGGCACGGAGAAACAGTTCGTATAGAGTGTGGACTTAACTTCGCCAGGCAGGGAGCAGAAGAGATACGCTGTGAAAACGGGAAATGGACCGAGCCTCCTAAATGCGTTG AGGACAAGCAGAGGACGACCTGTGAGGCCCCGCCGTCGGTGGGGAATGGCGCGGCAAACCCGCCCTCCGAGGTTTATCACAGCGGGGATAAGGTGGCATACGTGTGTGAGAGGGGCTATCACCTCCGTGGACCAGGAGAAATAACGTGCAACCATGGGAGATGGACCCTTCCCCCTGAGTGTGTTG AAAACACTGAGAATTGTAACCCTCCACCTGATGTAATAAATGGGGCTATTATTGGCGAATTATTGGCAAGCTACCCAACAGGATCCTCTGTGGAATATAGATGCAATGAATATTACTTATTGAGAGGAGCAAAAATATCTCATTGTGAACAAGGACGATGGTCATCACCACCTGTTTGCTTAG AGCCGTGTACTGTTAACGTGGTTGACATGCACAGAAATAACGTGGAGATGAAGTGGAATTATGAGGGAAAGATCTTACATGGAGATTTAATCGATTTTGTGTGTAAGCAGGGATATGAGTTGTCTCCATCAACCCCGCCCTCTGAATTATCTGTGCAGTGTAATAGAGGAGAAGTGAAATATCCTTCATGTATTAGAAAAG AATCTAAAAGAGCGTGTGCATCTCCCCCAGCTATTAAAAATGGAGTTATTAAGAGTTCAGCACTCAACACCTATGAGAACGGTTCTTCAGTGGAATACATATGTTTCGAGCACCATTTCCTTCAGGGGGCAAGGGAGTCCTATTGTTTAGGGGGTGTGTGGACCACACCACCTTCGTGTTTGG GTTTCTGCATCAGAATCCCGAGTGCAGTGTGA
- the F13B gene encoding coagulation factor XIII B chain isoform X1: MKSKGLALIIILIISGELHAEEKLCGFPSVENGRIAQYYYTFESYYFPMSINQNLSFSCLVGYTTATGKREARTTCTAAGWSPEPQCFKKCPKPDLKNGYIFDSKLSYKIQENMRYRCTSGYKTIAGKDEEVVQCLADGWSSQPTCRKEHETCLAPELHHGNYSTTQKTFKVKDRVQYECASGYHTASGKRTEEAECHPYGWALTPQCTKLKCSSLRVIENGYFHPVKQTYEEGDVVQFFCHKNYYLSGSDLIQCYNFGWYPESPVCEGRRNRCPPPPLPLNSNLQTYSTTYRHGETVRIECGLNFARQGAEEIRCENGKWTEPPKCVEDKQRTTCEAPPSVGNGAANPPSEVYHSGDKVAYVCERGYHLRGPGEITCNHGRWTLPPECVENTENCNPPPDVINGAIIGELLASYPTGSSVEYRCNEYYLLRGAKISHCEQGRWSSPPVCLEPCTVNVVDMHRNNVEMKWNYEGKILHGDLIDFVCKQGYELSPSTPPSELSVQCNRGEVKYPSCIRKESKRACASPPAIKNGVIKSSALNTYENGSSVEYICFEHHFLQGARESYCLGGVWTTPPSCLEPCTLSFDTMENNNLLLKWNFDNRPYIFHGEYVEFLCKRDTYIAGFQVSASESRVQCDRGQLNYPRCVQSERMLSYQEPLRT; this comes from the exons ATGAAGTCAAAAGGCTTGGCTTTGATTATCATATTAATCATCTCAGGAGAACTCCATGCAGAAg AGAAGCTCTGTGGTTTTCCTAGTGTGGAGAATGGAAGGATTGCCCAATATTACTATACTTTTGAAAGTTATTACTTTCCAATGAGCATAAACCAAAATCTGTCATTTTCCTGCTTGGTTGGTTATACGACTGCGACTGGAAAACGGGAGGCGCGGACCACGTGTACAGCAGCAGGCTGGTCTCCAGAACCACAGTGCTTCA AAAAGTGCCCTAAGCCTGACTTGAAGAATGGTTACATCTTTGATTCAAAATTATCTTACAAAATACAAGAGAACATGCGCTATCGTTGCACGTCAGGATACAAAACCATCGCAGGGAAGGATGAAGAAGTGGTTCAATGCCTTGCTGATGGGTGGTCTTCCCAGCCAACCTGTAGGAAAGAACATG aaacatgTTTGGCCCCTGAATTGCATCATGGAAATTATTCCACAACACAGAAAACATTCAAAGTGAAGGACAGAGTACAATACGAGTGTGCCTCTGGGTACCACACAGCTTCTGggaagaggacagaggaggcagagTGTCACCCGTACGGATGGGCCCTCACCCCACAATGTACCA aattaaaatgcTCTTCTTTAAGAGTAATTGAAAATGGTTATTTTCATCCTGTAAAGCAAACCTATGAAGAAGGAGATGTAGTTCAGTTTTTCTGTCATAAAAATTATTATCTAAGTGGCTCTGACTTAATTCAGTGCTATAACTTTGGTTGGTACCCAGAATCTCCTGTCTGTGAAG GAAGAAGAAATCGGTGTCCTCCTCCGCCTCTGCCTCTGAACTCCAACCTTCAAACGTACTCAACCACCTACCGGCACGGAGAAACAGTTCGTATAGAGTGTGGACTTAACTTCGCCAGGCAGGGAGCAGAAGAGATACGCTGTGAAAACGGGAAATGGACCGAGCCTCCTAAATGCGTTG AGGACAAGCAGAGGACGACCTGTGAGGCCCCGCCGTCGGTGGGGAATGGCGCGGCAAACCCGCCCTCCGAGGTTTATCACAGCGGGGATAAGGTGGCATACGTGTGTGAGAGGGGCTATCACCTCCGTGGACCAGGAGAAATAACGTGCAACCATGGGAGATGGACCCTTCCCCCTGAGTGTGTTG AAAACACTGAGAATTGTAACCCTCCACCTGATGTAATAAATGGGGCTATTATTGGCGAATTATTGGCAAGCTACCCAACAGGATCCTCTGTGGAATATAGATGCAATGAATATTACTTATTGAGAGGAGCAAAAATATCTCATTGTGAACAAGGACGATGGTCATCACCACCTGTTTGCTTAG AGCCGTGTACTGTTAACGTGGTTGACATGCACAGAAATAACGTGGAGATGAAGTGGAATTATGAGGGAAAGATCTTACATGGAGATTTAATCGATTTTGTGTGTAAGCAGGGATATGAGTTGTCTCCATCAACCCCGCCCTCTGAATTATCTGTGCAGTGTAATAGAGGAGAAGTGAAATATCCTTCATGTATTAGAAAAG AATCTAAAAGAGCGTGTGCATCTCCCCCAGCTATTAAAAATGGAGTTATTAAGAGTTCAGCACTCAACACCTATGAGAACGGTTCTTCAGTGGAATACATATGTTTCGAGCACCATTTCCTTCAGGGGGCAAGGGAGTCCTATTGTTTAGGGGGTGTGTGGACCACACCACCTTCGTGTTTGG agccTTGCACATTATCTTTTgatacaatggaaaataataatttacttCTGAAGTGGAATTTTGACAATAGACCATATATTTTCCATGGCGAATATGTTGAATTTCTTTGTAAGAGAGATACTTATATAGCTGGGTTTCAGGTTTCTGCATCAGAATCCCGAGTGCAGTGTGACAGAGGACAATTAAATTACCCAAGATGTGTTCAAAGCGAAAG GATGTTGTCTTATCAAGAACCCTTAAGGACATAA
- the F13B gene encoding coagulation factor XIII B chain isoform X3 produces MKSKGLALIIILIISGELHAEEKLCGFPSVENGRIAQYYYTFESYYFPMSINQNLSFSCLVGYTTATGKREARTTCTAAGWSPEPQCFKKCPKPDLKNGYIFDSKLSYKIQENMRYRCTSGYKTIAGKDEEVVQCLADGWSSQPTCRKEHETCLAPELHHGNYSTTQKTFKVKDRVQYECASGYHTASGKRTEEAECHPYGWALTPQCTKLKCSSLRVIENGYFHPVKQTYEEGDVVQFFCHKNYYLSGSDLIQCYNFGWYPESPVCEGRRNRCPPPPLPLNSNLQTYSTTYRHGETVRIECGLNFARQGAEEIRCENGKWTEPPKCVEDKQRTTCEAPPSVGNGAANPPSEVYHSGDKVAYVCERGYHLRGPGEITCNHGRWTLPPECVENTENCNPPPDVINGAIIGELLASYPTGSSVEYRCNEYYLLRGAKISHCEQGRWSSPPVCLEPCTVNVVDMHRNNVEMKWNYEGKILHGDLIDFVCKQGYELSPSTPPSELSVQCNRGEVKYPSCIRKESKRACASPPAIKNGVIKSSALNTYENGSSVEYICFEHHFLQGARESYCLGGVWTTPPSCLGNTGTAGANTGMASSV; encoded by the exons ATGAAGTCAAAAGGCTTGGCTTTGATTATCATATTAATCATCTCAGGAGAACTCCATGCAGAAg AGAAGCTCTGTGGTTTTCCTAGTGTGGAGAATGGAAGGATTGCCCAATATTACTATACTTTTGAAAGTTATTACTTTCCAATGAGCATAAACCAAAATCTGTCATTTTCCTGCTTGGTTGGTTATACGACTGCGACTGGAAAACGGGAGGCGCGGACCACGTGTACAGCAGCAGGCTGGTCTCCAGAACCACAGTGCTTCA AAAAGTGCCCTAAGCCTGACTTGAAGAATGGTTACATCTTTGATTCAAAATTATCTTACAAAATACAAGAGAACATGCGCTATCGTTGCACGTCAGGATACAAAACCATCGCAGGGAAGGATGAAGAAGTGGTTCAATGCCTTGCTGATGGGTGGTCTTCCCAGCCAACCTGTAGGAAAGAACATG aaacatgTTTGGCCCCTGAATTGCATCATGGAAATTATTCCACAACACAGAAAACATTCAAAGTGAAGGACAGAGTACAATACGAGTGTGCCTCTGGGTACCACACAGCTTCTGggaagaggacagaggaggcagagTGTCACCCGTACGGATGGGCCCTCACCCCACAATGTACCA aattaaaatgcTCTTCTTTAAGAGTAATTGAAAATGGTTATTTTCATCCTGTAAAGCAAACCTATGAAGAAGGAGATGTAGTTCAGTTTTTCTGTCATAAAAATTATTATCTAAGTGGCTCTGACTTAATTCAGTGCTATAACTTTGGTTGGTACCCAGAATCTCCTGTCTGTGAAG GAAGAAGAAATCGGTGTCCTCCTCCGCCTCTGCCTCTGAACTCCAACCTTCAAACGTACTCAACCACCTACCGGCACGGAGAAACAGTTCGTATAGAGTGTGGACTTAACTTCGCCAGGCAGGGAGCAGAAGAGATACGCTGTGAAAACGGGAAATGGACCGAGCCTCCTAAATGCGTTG AGGACAAGCAGAGGACGACCTGTGAGGCCCCGCCGTCGGTGGGGAATGGCGCGGCAAACCCGCCCTCCGAGGTTTATCACAGCGGGGATAAGGTGGCATACGTGTGTGAGAGGGGCTATCACCTCCGTGGACCAGGAGAAATAACGTGCAACCATGGGAGATGGACCCTTCCCCCTGAGTGTGTTG AAAACACTGAGAATTGTAACCCTCCACCTGATGTAATAAATGGGGCTATTATTGGCGAATTATTGGCAAGCTACCCAACAGGATCCTCTGTGGAATATAGATGCAATGAATATTACTTATTGAGAGGAGCAAAAATATCTCATTGTGAACAAGGACGATGGTCATCACCACCTGTTTGCTTAG AGCCGTGTACTGTTAACGTGGTTGACATGCACAGAAATAACGTGGAGATGAAGTGGAATTATGAGGGAAAGATCTTACATGGAGATTTAATCGATTTTGTGTGTAAGCAGGGATATGAGTTGTCTCCATCAACCCCGCCCTCTGAATTATCTGTGCAGTGTAATAGAGGAGAAGTGAAATATCCTTCATGTATTAGAAAAG AATCTAAAAGAGCGTGTGCATCTCCCCCAGCTATTAAAAATGGAGTTATTAAGAGTTCAGCACTCAACACCTATGAGAACGGTTCTTCAGTGGAATACATATGTTTCGAGCACCATTTCCTTCAGGGGGCAAGGGAGTCCTATTGTTTAGGGGGTGTGTGGACCACACCACCTTCGTGTTTGG GAAACACGGGGACAGCAGGAGCAAATACGGGAATGGCCTCCTCGGTCTAG